In Desulfobaccales bacterium, a genomic segment contains:
- a CDS encoding alpha-amylase family glycosyl hydrolase produces MALIPVNFEYLTGLRQPILVNARLTGNWNVQGLRSEQWTETPMMAFTAEDGCPAFRATVNLDDSQIGQEFRWGLSVDTASQPNVWGIPTEVNDPGVTERYRTFSLRGAGQVERYFFTHCRRLGANKLLVNRNITPAIQFSVWAPNARNVELVRGEPVGGYIYNDGRRVTATLPMQRGEAGIWTTTLTGSPELSRFRDFDHTPYMFRITKDDGSVAYRTDLYSRCQIGSGGVNPERDPAWSGRRQDLDGSKSCSVVVDPERVTALFNEGVWPETQWLAADEFWRNEFTPNRPMPARFEDLVIYELHVDGLGLDRGAPDGTLEDAMRLLDYLVDLGVNAIGLMPMAEFQDWTGWGYSTSHYFAVEYSGGGRDQFKHFVRECHRRGIAVILDVVYNHYTFDSERAEWAYDSNTPENNIYYWYEGRADDYANPDGGYIDNGSSGFAPRFWEEMVRKMFTSSAAALVSEFHFDGFRVDLTTAIHRDAVVHADGRPVNDACMFGQKFLREWARTLKLIKPNVFLIAEDHSGWSAVTEPTDRNGLGFDATWYADFYHHLIGDAQRDPSRARLLKMAGYGDDRPLAITRFADTLEHSVNGKVIYHESHDEAGNSNYQEGEEQVPSGRTIMVAVNGAPLIDQTRRFAEARVHFAAGMTLLGPGIPMFFMGEEVGASRPYRYADFINAREDYYALRRGPGANLFRFYQDLIRLRLAQPHLRSPNLDLLHTHDANRLLAFRRGEGSEELLIVASLNNNAFADGYVIQNVRIADGQWREIFNSDATAYGGSGLANQGLIPSAGGVFTVRVPANSVLVFQRPG; encoded by the coding sequence ATGGCGTTAATTCCGGTAAATTTCGAGTATTTGACAGGACTGCGTCAACCAATCCTGGTCAACGCCCGTTTGACCGGAAACTGGAACGTGCAGGGCCTCAGGTCCGAGCAGTGGACCGAGACGCCCATGATGGCCTTTACCGCAGAAGACGGTTGTCCGGCTTTCCGGGCCACAGTCAACCTGGACGATAGCCAAATCGGTCAGGAGTTCCGGTGGGGTCTGTCTGTGGATACCGCGTCGCAGCCCAACGTCTGGGGTATCCCAACCGAGGTTAATGACCCCGGAGTTACCGAGCGTTACCGCACCTTCAGCCTGCGCGGCGCAGGCCAGGTTGAGAGATATTTTTTTACTCATTGCCGGAGATTGGGAGCCAACAAGCTGTTGGTGAACCGCAATATAACGCCCGCAATCCAATTCTCGGTATGGGCTCCAAATGCGCGTAACGTTGAACTGGTGCGCGGTGAACCGGTGGGCGGCTATATTTACAACGATGGACGGCGCGTCACCGCCACCCTGCCCATGCAGCGCGGCGAAGCAGGTATCTGGACGACCACTCTAACCGGTTCGCCTGAACTGTCCCGTTTCAGGGATTTCGATCACACGCCTTACATGTTCCGCATTACCAAAGATGACGGCTCCGTCGCTTATCGTACGGATCTCTATTCCCGCTGCCAGATCGGCAGCGGCGGCGTCAACCCGGAAAGAGACCCCGCCTGGAGTGGCCGCCGCCAGGACCTGGACGGCTCCAAGAGCTGCTCGGTGGTGGTCGACCCTGAGCGGGTAACGGCGTTGTTCAACGAGGGTGTCTGGCCCGAGACCCAATGGCTGGCCGCGGATGAGTTCTGGCGGAATGAGTTCACTCCCAACCGCCCAATGCCCGCCCGCTTCGAGGATCTGGTAATTTACGAACTCCACGTCGACGGCCTGGGGTTGGACCGCGGCGCTCCCGACGGCACTCTTGAAGATGCCATGCGGCTGCTGGATTATCTGGTCGATCTGGGAGTCAACGCCATCGGATTGATGCCGATGGCGGAGTTTCAGGACTGGACGGGGTGGGGTTACAGCACCTCCCATTATTTTGCCGTCGAATATTCCGGCGGCGGCCGTGATCAATTCAAGCACTTTGTGCGGGAATGCCACCGCCGCGGTATCGCCGTCATCCTGGACGTGGTCTACAACCACTATACCTTTGATTCCGAACGGGCCGAATGGGCTTACGATTCCAACACCCCTGAGAATAACATTTACTATTGGTATGAGGGTCGGGCCGACGACTATGCCAACCCGGACGGCGGCTACATCGACAATGGCTCAAGCGGGTTTGCGCCCCGCTTCTGGGAGGAAATGGTGCGTAAGATGTTCACCAGCAGCGCCGCCGCCCTGGTCAGCGAATTCCATTTCGACGGCTTCCGGGTTGATCTCACCACAGCAATTCATCGCGATGCAGTAGTGCATGCGGATGGTCGTCCAGTCAACGATGCCTGTATGTTTGGTCAGAAGTTTCTGCGGGAATGGGCCCGCACTCTTAAGCTGATCAAGCCCAATGTCTTTCTAATCGCCGAAGACCATTCCGGCTGGAGCGCGGTAACTGAGCCTACCGATCGAAATGGCCTTGGTTTCGACGCCACCTGGTATGCCGATTTTTACCACCATCTGATCGGCGACGCGCAAAGGGACCCGAGCCGCGCCAGGCTCCTCAAGATGGCCGGGTATGGCGACGACCGGCCTCTTGCCATCACACGGTTTGCCGATACCCTGGAGCACAGCGTCAATGGCAAGGTCATCTACCACGAGTCCCATGACGAGGCCGGAAACTCTAATTATCAAGAAGGAGAGGAACAGGTCCCTTCAGGCCGAACTATAATGGTCGCAGTTAATGGTGCACCCCTGATAGACCAAACCCGGCGCTTCGCGGAGGCGCGGGTGCACTTTGCCGCAGGCATGACCTTGCTGGGACCCGGCATCCCCATGTTCTTCATGGGCGAAGAGGTGGGCGCCTCCCGGCCTTACCGGTATGCCGATTTCATCAATGCCCGGGAGGATTATTACGCCCTGCGCCGGGGGCCCGGCGCCAATCTGTTCCGGTTTTACCAGGACCTCATTCGCCTGCGTCTCGCCCAGCCTCACCTGCGGTCACCTAACCTCGACCTCCTTCACACCCACGATGCCAACCGCCTGCTCGCCTTCCGGCGCGGGGAAGGGAGTGAAGAACTTCTGATTGTGGCCAGCCTGAACAATAACGCCTTTGCCGACGGCTACGTCATTCAAAACGTTCGCATCGCCGATGGGCAGTGGCGGGAAATCTTCAACAGCGATGCTACGGCTTATGGTGGCAGTGGCTTGGCTAATCAGGGATTGATCCCTTCTGCCGGTGGCGTATTCACCGTGCGGGTGCCGGCTAACAGCGTGCTGGTTTTCCAGCGCCCGGGATGA
- a CDS encoding VOC family protein, with protein sequence MTFHHISLNCRDPIALERFYTRHFGFKRARVVQLPDNRQIVFLKGPNIYFELFPAQGERPASPDIGADGPLYPGVRGISFLVDSISAQLAAMGPDARIAFGPLDFGGFIPGWKSVWLADPEGNVVQVTQGFVDQENPPPV encoded by the coding sequence ATGACTTTCCATCATATTTCGCTAAACTGCCGTGACCCTATCGCCCTGGAAAGGTTCTATACCAGGCACTTCGGCTTCAAGCGGGCCCGGGTCGTCCAGTTGCCGGACAACCGGCAGATTGTGTTTCTCAAAGGCCCCAATATCTATTTTGAGCTCTTTCCGGCCCAGGGTGAACGGCCCGCCTCGCCTGACATCGGCGCTGATGGCCCATTATATCCCGGAGTGCGCGGCATTTCGTTCCTGGTGGACAGCATCTCTGCCCAGCTCGCGGCCATGGGCCCGGATGCGCGCATCGCCTTTGGCCCTCTGGATTTCGGTGGTTTTATTCCCGGTTGGAAGAGTGTCTGGCTTGCCGATCCTGAGGGCAACGTTGTCCAGGTGACCCAGGGGTTTGTCGATCAGGAAAACCCCCCGCCGGTTTGA
- a CDS encoding GMC family oxidoreductase N-terminal domain-containing protein — MSTYDFIVVGLGSAGCVLANRLSENPKVKVLLLEAGPSEISPELENRIEIPAMWPTLLGSEVDWGYKSVAQPGLSGRETNEPRGKLTGGSSNLYVLMHIRGHPSDYDDWAAQGCAGWDYRSVLPYFQKLEDQEDDTGPWVGKGGPIPLLNAGLHNPSPTSAAFIEACKELGHPYTDDFNGPHMEGAGWHHVNIRDGKRCSAREAYLWPALPRPNVTLSANSQATRLIFEGRRCAGVEYVQNGIKQTARAEHETIVCAGAIESPKLLLLSGIGNPVSLAEFGIPFLVALPGVGENFHNHVLTGVIQGTSKPVPPGNLNLSEAALFYKSDPAISGPDVQIAFVHVPFDVIIGQTNPNAVSILPGVVRPTSRGWVRLAGSDPLAKPLVNPNYLATEADLQRLVDAVKVARSIFATKAFSAWSAAELLPGPGVATDEQLNAFVRQRADSYHHQAGSCKMGVDDMAVVDPHLRVHNLDRLRVADASVMPVVPSGNCNAGILMIAEKCADLLKASYGL, encoded by the coding sequence ATGAGCACATACGACTTCATTGTGGTGGGGCTTGGTTCTGCCGGTTGCGTGTTGGCCAACCGGCTCAGTGAGAACCCCAAGGTAAAGGTGCTGCTGCTGGAAGCAGGCCCGTCCGAGATTTCCCCCGAGCTCGAAAACCGTATTGAAATCCCGGCCATGTGGCCTACCTTGCTCGGTTCGGAGGTGGATTGGGGCTATAAGAGCGTCGCCCAACCGGGGCTTTCGGGACGGGAAACCAACGAACCCCGCGGTAAGCTGACGGGAGGCTCCAGCAATCTGTATGTCTTGATGCACATCCGCGGCCATCCTTCGGACTATGATGACTGGGCGGCCCAGGGTTGTGCCGGTTGGGATTATCGCAGTGTGCTGCCTTACTTCCAAAAACTGGAAGATCAGGAGGACGACACCGGCCCCTGGGTAGGCAAAGGCGGTCCAATACCGCTGCTCAATGCCGGGTTGCACAATCCCAGCCCCACATCGGCGGCTTTCATCGAAGCCTGCAAAGAATTGGGTCACCCCTATACCGATGACTTCAACGGCCCCCACATGGAGGGGGCAGGCTGGCATCACGTCAATATCCGGGACGGTAAGCGCTGCAGCGCCCGGGAGGCCTACCTGTGGCCCGCGCTGCCAAGGCCCAATGTCACCCTGTCGGCAAACTCCCAGGCTACCCGCTTGATATTCGAGGGACGCCGCTGCGCCGGCGTCGAATACGTTCAGAATGGCATCAAGCAGACCGCCCGGGCCGAACATGAAACCATCGTCTGTGCGGGCGCCATCGAATCTCCCAAACTCCTGCTCCTCTCTGGGATCGGCAATCCGGTCTCGCTGGCCGAGTTTGGTATCCCCTTTCTGGTGGCTTTGCCCGGGGTTGGCGAGAACTTCCATAACCATGTTCTGACCGGAGTGATCCAGGGGACCTCGAAACCGGTACCCCCTGGCAATCTGAACCTGTCGGAGGCCGCACTGTTCTATAAGTCGGACCCGGCCATAAGCGGCCCTGACGTCCAAATCGCCTTTGTCCACGTACCCTTCGACGTCATCATCGGGCAAACCAACCCCAACGCCGTCAGCATTCTGCCCGGGGTGGTCCGTCCCACCTCGCGGGGCTGGGTTCGGCTAGCCGGCAGCGATCCTCTGGCCAAGCCTCTGGTGAATCCGAATTACCTGGCCACCGAGGCTGACCTGCAGCGATTGGTGGACGCGGTGAAGGTGGCCCGGTCAATCTTTGCCACCAAGGCCTTCTCCGCCTGGTCTGCCGCCGAGCTCCTGCCGGGGCCGGGGGTGGCCACCGATGAGCAATTGAACGCATTTGTGCGACAGCGGGCCGACTCTTACCATCATCAAGCCGGCTCCTGCAAAATGGGGGTGGATGATATGGCGGTCGTCGACCCCCACTTGAGGGTGCACAATCTGGATAGGCTGCGGGTGGCGGATGCCAGCGTGATGCCCGTGGTCCCGTCCGGAAATTGTAACGCCGGCATTTTGATGATCGCCGAAAAATGCGCCGACCTGCTCAAAGCCAGCTATGGGCTCTAG
- a CDS encoding nuclear transport factor 2 family protein, with protein MTTKEVIEKYYDCVNRSAWNDWLTLFTDDVSGDEQLAGHFEGIDVLKGAIGAISYGYSKFQMIPKHIVVEGNEAAVIWQCQAANRAGTPIAYKNNPDREVVGANYFRVEGGKIKYMRTIHDETAFASFADPTNPKAPPA; from the coding sequence ATGACCACCAAAGAAGTGATCGAGAAATACTATGACTGCGTCAATCGCAGCGCTTGGAATGACTGGCTGACCCTGTTCACGGACGACGTCTCCGGCGATGAGCAGTTGGCCGGCCACTTCGAAGGGATCGACGTGCTCAAAGGGGCCATCGGCGCCATCAGTTACGGCTACAGCAAGTTTCAGATGATTCCCAAACACATCGTGGTTGAAGGCAATGAGGCGGCAGTCATCTGGCAGTGCCAGGCGGCCAACCGGGCCGGCACGCCCATAGCCTACAAGAATAACCCGGATCGCGAAGTGGTGGGGGCGAATTATTTTCGCGTGGAGGGCGGCAAGATCAAGTATATGCGGACCATCCACGATGAGACTGCTTTCGCTTCCTTCGCTGATCCCACCAACCCCAAGGCTCCGCCTGCGTGA
- a CDS encoding 4-oxalocrotonate tautomerase family protein: MPIINVKIIENFFPEEQKRALVKALTDAFCTATLEAARPYIYVVIEEVKQGYWGLAGHPLPDPDFLINDLVPIFEDAADAFSAAYNVPRRRPRGPAA; this comes from the coding sequence ATGCCAATCATCAATGTCAAAATTATCGAGAACTTCTTTCCTGAGGAACAGAAGAGGGCGCTGGTTAAAGCGCTGACTGATGCCTTTTGCACCGCGACCCTGGAAGCCGCCCGGCCTTACATCTATGTGGTGATCGAAGAGGTGAAGCAGGGATACTGGGGGCTTGCCGGCCACCCGCTGCCCGACCCCGACTTCCTGATTAACGACTTGGTACCCATCTTCGAAGATGCCGCGGATGCTTTCTCCGCTGCCTATAACGTGCCCCGGCGCAGGCCTCGAGGGCCCGCGGCGTAG
- a CDS encoding nuclear transport factor 2 family protein codes for MAQVTPELVIQAYEALASGDRERIRQYWADDMIWLVPGHNPLSGLKRGLDGFLGFMGEVGRLSGNSFFMERESIMTSENASADVTHNVGNRAGDVNRKLDINVIHYLRWRDGKVIEGRGAIFGDGTAQYDAFWS; via the coding sequence ATGGCACAGGTCACCCCGGAACTGGTTATACAGGCTTATGAGGCCCTGGCGTCTGGCGATAGGGAGAGAATTCGCCAGTACTGGGCAGACGATATGATCTGGCTCGTGCCCGGCCACAATCCCCTCTCGGGCTTAAAGCGCGGCCTGGATGGTTTTTTGGGCTTCATGGGGGAGGTCGGGCGGTTGTCCGGCAACAGCTTCTTTATGGAGCGGGAATCGATCATGACCAGCGAGAATGCCTCCGCCGACGTAACTCACAACGTGGGGAACCGGGCCGGAGACGTTAACCGGAAATTGGACATCAATGTAATTCATTATCTGCGCTGGCGGGACGGCAAAGTCATCGAAGGCCGAGGCGCCATTTTCGGCGACGGCACGGCCCAATACGATGCCTTTTGGTCTTGA
- a CDS encoding nuclear transport factor 2 family protein — protein sequence MADTVNPNMALVQRMYECFNRNDMETIRREIFAPDLVWNLPGRHPLSGTKHGADEVLAFFSQLVKAGIQVTLDPAADPNTGVDTFGASTVVEVHRGHGTTTVRDASGNETQVALNAYNCTHYQIQNGRIARVQVYISDQYAVDNFFCAVYRYKPIPDRLAD from the coding sequence ATGGCAGACACGGTCAACCCTAATATGGCCCTGGTCCAAAGAATGTACGAGTGCTTCAACAGAAACGATATGGAGACCATCCGCCGGGAAATTTTTGCGCCGGATCTGGTCTGGAACCTGCCTGGCCGCCACCCCCTGTCGGGCACCAAGCACGGTGCTGACGAAGTTTTAGCCTTTTTCTCTCAGTTGGTGAAGGCAGGTATCCAGGTCACATTAGACCCAGCAGCCGACCCGAACACCGGTGTGGATACCTTCGGGGCAAGTACGGTGGTGGAAGTCCATCGCGGGCATGGCACAACGACGGTGCGGGATGCTTCCGGCAACGAAACTCAGGTCGCTCTTAACGCCTATAATTGCACCCATTATCAGATCCAAAACGGACGGATCGCCCGAGTGCAAGTTTACATCAGCGACCAGTACGCGGTTGACAACTTCTTTTGCGCTGTTTACCGCTATAAACCGATCCCAGACCGCCTGGCGGATTAG
- a CDS encoding thiamine pyrophosphate-binding protein — MTRKTGHEKLLEQLRADGIRYMFGNPGSSEEGLIDALTRFPDVRYILALQETIAVAMADGYCRATQQPAIVQLHDGVGLGNAIGMIYQAFRGHAPLVVIAGEAGIAYDAMNAQMSANLVDMARPVTKYAARVVHAGSLLRLLRRAIKMAATPPTGPVFLAVPQDILDAPNDEPVIPTVVPTTRVVPEPAVIAAAAEMLCRAENPLILMGDGVSRSGAQAELAQLAEVLGAGVWGVNSSEVNLPQSHPLYCGLTGHMFGYASARHVADADVVIICGTYVFPEVFPSLASPFKPGAKLIHIDLDAYEIAKNHPVTIGLVSDPKLTLRLLADAVTDLTTPVQRNAAAVRGRALSDANLRAAADARARDAKVRDAVPLHMSAFAEELGRRLPKDAIIFDEVLTHSPELTRWLTLDLPGQFFQTRGGSLGVGIPGALGIKLAHPERTVIGLTGDGGSMYTIQALWTAAHHRINAKFVICNNHSYRLLKINLQDYWQAKGLKPQDLPVSFPDCFDLRDPDLGFVGLAKAMGVPGVRVAQPAEIAPAIQAMLDHDGPFLINLVVDGSVPLPVTQS; from the coding sequence ATGACTCGGAAAACCGGTCACGAAAAGCTTCTGGAGCAGCTGCGGGCTGACGGTATTCGATATATGTTCGGCAACCCCGGAAGCAGCGAAGAAGGTCTGATCGACGCCCTGACCCGCTTCCCCGACGTCCGGTACATTCTGGCGTTGCAGGAAACCATCGCGGTAGCCATGGCCGACGGATATTGCCGGGCCACCCAGCAACCCGCAATAGTCCAACTCCATGACGGCGTTGGCCTGGGTAATGCCATTGGCATGATCTACCAGGCCTTCCGGGGGCACGCGCCCCTGGTGGTGATAGCTGGGGAAGCCGGGATCGCTTATGACGCCATGAATGCCCAGATGTCGGCGAACCTGGTGGATATGGCGCGGCCGGTGACCAAGTATGCGGCCCGGGTTGTCCATGCTGGCAGTTTGCTCCGCCTATTGCGCCGAGCCATCAAAATGGCTGCCACCCCGCCGACGGGGCCGGTATTTTTGGCCGTCCCCCAAGACATTCTTGATGCACCGAATGACGAGCCGGTTATACCCACCGTAGTCCCGACGACCCGGGTGGTGCCCGAGCCCGCGGTCATTGCGGCCGCGGCCGAGATGCTTTGCCGGGCTGAGAACCCTTTAATACTGATGGGCGACGGTGTTTCCCGCTCGGGTGCGCAGGCTGAACTGGCGCAATTGGCCGAAGTCTTGGGCGCAGGGGTTTGGGGGGTGAACTCCTCGGAGGTCAACCTCCCCCAATCCCATCCCCTCTACTGCGGCCTCACCGGTCATATGTTCGGCTACGCCAGCGCGCGCCACGTCGCTGATGCCGACGTGGTTATCATCTGCGGCACTTATGTGTTTCCAGAGGTTTTTCCATCTCTGGCCAGCCCGTTCAAGCCAGGCGCCAAGCTGATCCACATCGACCTCGACGCCTATGAGATTGCCAAGAACCATCCCGTCACCATCGGTTTGGTCAGTGACCCCAAGTTGACCCTGAGGTTACTCGCTGACGCGGTAACCGATCTCACCACACCGGTGCAGCGGAACGCCGCGGCTGTCCGGGGGCGAGCCCTAAGCGATGCCAACCTCCGGGCTGCAGCAGATGCCAGAGCCAGAGACGCCAAGGTGCGGGATGCCGTCCCGCTGCACATGTCGGCCTTCGCCGAGGAACTGGGCCGTCGGCTGCCCAAGGATGCCATTATCTTTGATGAGGTGCTGACCCACTCACCTGAGCTCACCCGCTGGTTGACGCTCGATCTGCCCGGCCAATTCTTTCAGACCCGCGGCGGTTCTCTGGGGGTCGGCATTCCTGGGGCTCTGGGTATCAAACTGGCGCACCCCGAACGCACCGTCATCGGCTTAACCGGTGACGGGGGCTCGATGTACACCATCCAGGCCCTTTGGACTGCCGCCCATCACCGTATCAATGCCAAATTCGTCATTTGCAACAATCACAGCTACCGCTTACTCAAGATTAATCTGCAAGATTACTGGCAGGCGAAGGGGCTCAAACCGCAGGATTTGCCGGTGTCCTTTCCGGATTGTTTTGATTTACGCGACCCGGACCTGGGTTTCGTCGGTCTGGCCAAAGCCATGGGAGTGCCGGGGGTCCGTGTCGCGCAACCGGCTGAAATCGCCCCGGCGATTCAAGCCATGTTGGACCATGATGGACCCTTCCTGATCAACCTTGTGGTCGATGGCAGCGTGCCGCTGCCGGTAACGCAAAGCTAG
- a CDS encoding type 1 glutamine amidotransferase domain-containing protein yields MSGKILIVLSEWGFWGEELIGPMETFDAAGYATVFATPTGKRPVAISVSKDASYVDPPLGRSVTSPEMAKKVQAIDDPGNPRLDNPVNLSTWFPMQPYWSASDVLRKWEAYYRDVAKAQEQVQQYDALLIVGGSGPLVDLANNHRVHDLIFGFLRFDKPVAAECYGVTCLAFARNLDDRKSIIWGKHVTGHCKEYDYLDGTGFMVARDKFLDFNMGPPPYPLEYILRDATGPNGGYHGNVGRETSVIVDYPFITGRSTPDSYLTGEMVVAALERGLRRYGW; encoded by the coding sequence ATGAGTGGAAAGATCCTGATCGTGCTCTCGGAATGGGGATTTTGGGGCGAAGAACTAATTGGGCCCATGGAAACCTTCGACGCAGCCGGCTATGCGACGGTTTTTGCCACGCCCACCGGGAAGCGGCCCGTGGCCATCAGCGTCAGCAAAGACGCCAGTTACGTCGATCCGCCCTTGGGCCGGTCAGTCACAAGTCCGGAAATGGCGAAGAAGGTGCAAGCTATTGATGACCCGGGCAACCCCCGCCTGGATAACCCGGTTAACCTCTCTACCTGGTTCCCCATGCAGCCTTACTGGAGCGCGTCCGATGTCCTGCGCAAGTGGGAGGCTTACTACCGGGATGTGGCCAAGGCCCAGGAGCAAGTGCAGCAATACGACGCCCTGCTGATCGTGGGCGGGAGCGGACCTCTCGTGGACCTGGCCAACAACCACCGGGTGCATGATCTGATCTTCGGTTTCCTGAGATTCGACAAGCCGGTGGCGGCGGAGTGCTACGGCGTCACCTGTCTCGCCTTTGCCCGCAATCTCGATGACCGCAAGAGCATCATCTGGGGCAAGCACGTTACCGGACATTGTAAAGAGTATGACTACCTGGATGGCACCGGCTTTATGGTGGCCCGGGATAAGTTCTTGGACTTCAATATGGGACCGCCCCCATATCCTCTGGAATATATTTTGCGGGATGCCACCGGTCCGAACGGTGGTTACCATGGCAACGTTGGCCGGGAAACCTCGGTGATCGTTGACTATCCGTTCATTACCGGTCGCTCCACGCCTGACTCTTATCTCACCGGCGAGATGGTGGTGGCAGCCTTGGAACGGGGTCTGAGGCGCTACGGGTGGTGA
- a CDS encoding DJ-1/PfpI family protein: MNSRMLEGKKIAVLVESEFVPGEIEAYRYGFAALGAEVHFMSRLWNQPSQTFVSDVEHAGNTPVTLEVDKDFQKINMDEYAAVIMAANYTSVRLRYFERPAGQPFSADMVRSAPAVQFFARAMANPRTIKGALCHGLWILTPNPELLKGRKVICHEVMLADVLNCGAQYIPPDAENAGVVVDRDLVTGHTWHEVLPFILAIAQQILNLSAREG; the protein is encoded by the coding sequence ATGAACAGCAGGATGCTGGAAGGGAAAAAGATCGCGGTGCTGGTGGAGAGCGAATTCGTCCCGGGGGAGATCGAGGCCTATCGCTATGGCTTTGCCGCCCTGGGAGCGGAAGTCCATTTCATGTCTCGCCTCTGGAACCAGCCCAGTCAAACCTTTGTCAGCGACGTGGAGCACGCCGGCAACACCCCGGTCACATTGGAGGTGGACAAAGATTTTCAAAAAATCAACATGGATGAGTACGCCGCGGTCATCATGGCGGCCAACTACACCAGCGTGCGGTTGCGTTATTTCGAGCGGCCCGCAGGACAACCGTTCTCGGCCGATATGGTCCGGTCCGCCCCGGCGGTGCAGTTTTTTGCCCGGGCCATGGCTAACCCCAGAACTATCAAAGGGGCGCTGTGCCACGGGCTGTGGATTCTGACTCCCAACCCGGAGTTGCTTAAAGGGCGCAAGGTGATCTGCCATGAAGTGATGCTGGCGGATGTGTTGAATTGCGGGGCTCAATATATACCACCTGATGCGGAAAACGCGGGCGTAGTGGTAGACCGCGACCTGGTGACGGGGCACACCTGGCATGAGGTGCTGCCGTTTATCCTGGCGATTGCTCAACAGATTTTAAACTTGTCGGCGAGGGAGGGCTGA